The Anastrepha ludens isolate Willacy chromosome 2, idAnaLude1.1, whole genome shotgun sequence genome contains a region encoding:
- the LOC128855596 gene encoding proline-rich protein HaeIII subfamily 1 → MNVLQPLLLLALICGVAIAQDYQDYQENTPRPAPIRLRPSAGLADAPRPTPVPILKQINKHNEDGSYTYGYEGADGSFKIETKLATGEVKGKYGYVDETGKVRVVEYGANQYGFQPSGEGITVAPPTLVDETVREEPEYEDEPVRPQRPYRPQRPQHSRPAPAPRPQPQPQPQPQYLQYEEEPEQAPEPPRRIQYAPPPQHASAGPAPQRLQVPGAQRTTDVLYSPLQNAPRPEPDYSQTQNFGQGPSNVRISRPVYAPAPAQPAPASARANNFLGPPSGGRPILEPAQFGPAPQTRPVQQAAPAPLPRYQPQVNHQPQGQGRAGGGGGSLLDQLARDYALPQGNAQPLHDISFGYY, encoded by the exons TTACAACCTTTGCTGCTTCTAGCATTAATATGTGGCGTGGCCATCGCACAAGATTATCAGGACTATCAAGAGAACACACCGCGTCCTGCACCAATAAGACTGCGTCCCAGCGCTGGTTTGGCAGATGCCCCGCGGCCCACACCTGTGCCAATTctgaagcaaataaataa GCACAATGAAGATGGTTCCTATACTTATGGCTATGAAGGCGCCGATGGCTCTTTCAAAATCGAAACCAAACTGGCAACCGGTGAGGTGAAGGGCAAATATGGTTATGTCGATGAAACAGGTAAAGTGCGCGTGGTGGAGTATGGCGCAAATCAATATGGTTTCCAGCCATCTGGTGAAGGCATCACTGTTGCACCGCCCACGTTGGTGGATGAAACGGTAAGGGAGGAGCCAGAGTACGAGGATGAGCCTGTGCGTCCGCAGAGGCCTTAT cgtCCACAACGCCCACAACATTCCCGTCCTGCGCCAGCGCCACGTCCGCAACCCCAGCCACAACCTCAACCACAATATCTACAATACGAGGAAGAGCCTGAGCAAGCACCAGAGCCACCACGTCGCATTCAATATGCTCCACCACCGCAACATGCATCCGCCGGACCAGCGCCCCAAAGATTACAAGTGCCAGGTGCACAACGCACCACCGATGTTTTATACTCGCCGTTGCAAAATGCCCCACGCCCCGAGCCAGACTACTCACAAACACAG AACTTTGGACAAGGCCCATCTAATGTACGCATTTCTCGGCCTGTCTATGCACCCGCACCGGCTCAGCCTGCTCCTGCAAGCGCACGCGCTAATAACTTTTTAGGTCCACCATCTGGCGGCCGCCCCATATTGGAGCCAGCGCAGTTTGGACCAGCGCCACAGACCCGTCCCGTACAACAGGCTGCACCAGCGCCGCTACCCCGCTACCAACCACAGGTCAATCATCAGCCCCAGGGGCAAGGACGtgctggtggtggtggcggtagTTTGTTGGATCAACTGGCGCGAGATTATGCTCTGCCACAGGGCAATGCTCAACCTCTGCACGATATTTCATTTGGGTACTATTGA